TGAGATTGCGACGGAGACCGACGCCGATCTCCGACATGACGAACTGGGCGCGCATGGCGTCCTTTCAGTGCTGGTAGCCGTAGACGCCGCGCGACTGGTCGCGCACGAGACGGCCCTGTTCGAGTTCGATGACGCGCTTGCGCATCTGGTCCACGATCTGCTGGTCGTGCGTCGCCATGATCACGGTGGTGCCGGTCCGGTTGATCCGGTCCAGCAGCTTCATGATGCCGACGGAGGTCTGCGGGTCGAGGTTGCCGGTCGGCTCGTCCGCGATCAGCAGGGCGGGGCGGTTGACGAAGGCGCGGGCGATGGCCACGCGCTGCTGCTCGCCGCCGGAGAGCTCGCCGGGCATCCGGCTCTCCTTGCCCCCCAGCCCCACCAGCTCCAGGACCTGCGGAACGGCCTTGCGGATCTCGCCGCGCGGCTTGCCGATGACCTCCTGTGCGAAGGCGACGTTCTCGGCCACCGTCTTGTTGGGGAGGAGCCGGAAGTCCTGGAAGACGGTCCCCAGCTGGCGCCGCATGTGCGGGACCTTCCAGTTGGAGAGCTTGGCGAGGTCCTTGCCCAGGACGTGGACCTGGCCGTGGCTCGCCCGCTCCTCGCGCAGCACCAGCCGCAGGAACGTGGACTTGCCGGAGCCGGAGGAGCCGACCAGGAAGACGAACTCGCCCTTCGCGATGTCCAGCGAGACATCTCTGAGTGCGGGGCGGCTCTGCTTCGGGTAGGACTTGGAGACACTGTCGAATCGGATCACGGGTGCACCACGGTCGCCGGGAGTAGGTGAGCGTGACCATACGCGAACGGGCGCGGGGTGTGGACCCGGCATCCGGACTTGACCGATATGTCCCGCGTCCCGGGGCCGCCCGATCGCGATGGCCCGGACGGGCCGCGCCGAATGTCGTGGAAGCCGGCACAGTGGTAGGGGGAACGGACCCGTCCCCCTTGCCGTTGTACCAGGGGACGAGAGGAGGAGCGCATGACATATGACCGGCTCGTGTGCGCGAACTGCGCCGCACCCGTCAACCAGGGCCGCTGCCCTGTGTGCCGGGCGAACCGGGAGCGCCTCCAGCAGGAGAGCCCCTTCGCCGGCCTGAATCCCATGGCGCTCATCGCGCTTCTGGTGGTGCTGGTGGCGGCTCTGGCGCTGGTGGCCCAGACCGCGTAGTTCGACCGCGTGGCTGCCCGCGCAGTCCCGACCGCGTGGCTGCGAGCGCGCCGTTCTTCCGCCGCGTCCCGATCGCACGTACGCGAAAGGCCCGGACACCTTGGGGTGCCCGGGCCCTTCCACGTTCACGCGTACCCGCCGTCGAACGGTCCGACGCTCTCCAGCACGTGCTCAAGCACGTCCTCAAGCGCGTTCTTAAGCGGTCTGCTCCTGCTGCTTGCGCCAGCGGATCCCGGCCTCCAGGAAGCCGTCGATCTCGCCGTCGAGCACCGCCTGCGGGTTGCCGACCTCGAACTCCGTCCGCAGGTCCTTGACCATCTGGTACGGGTGCAGGACGTAGGAGCGCATCTGGTTGCCCCAGGAGCTTCCGCCGTCCTTGAGGGCGTCCATCTTGTCCTTCTCCTCCTGGCGGCGCCGCTCCAGCAGCTTGGCCTGGAGCACGTTCATCGCGCTGGCCTTGTTCTGGATCTGCGAGCGCTCGTTCTGGCAGGAGACGACGATGCCGGTCGGGAGGTGCGTGATGCGCACGGCCGAGTCGGTCGTGTTGACGCCCTGGCCGCCGGGGCCGGAGGCGCGGTACACGTCGACGCGCAGCTCGGCCTCGTCGATCTCGACGTGGTCGCTGGTCTCGACGACCGGCAGCACCTCGACGCCCGCGAAGGAGGTCTGGCGGCGGCCCTGGTTGTCGAAGGGCGAGATCCGGACGAGGCGGTGGGTGCCCTGCTCGACGGAGAGGGTGCCGTAGGCGTACGGGGCCTTGACGACGAAGGTGGTCGACTTGATGCCGGCCTCCTCCGCGTAGGAGGTCTCGTAGATCTCGGTCGGGTAGCCGTGCCGCTCGGCCCAGCGCAGGTACATGCGCTGGAGGCGCTCGGCGAAGTCGGAGGCGTCGACGCCACCGGCCTCGGCGCGGATGTTGACCAGGGCCTCGCGCTCGGAGTACTCGCCGGAGAGCAGGGTCCGGACCTCCATCTCGTCCAGCGCCTTGCGCACGGAGACCAGCTCGGTCTCCGCCTCCGCGAGGGTGTCCGCGTCGTCCATCTCCTGGGCGAGCTCGAAGAGCACGGAGAGGTCGTCGATGCGGCCCCGGAGGGTCTCGGTCTTGCGGACCTCGGCCTGGAGGTGCGAAAGCTTGCTCGTGATCTTCTGGGCGGCTTCCGGGTCGTCCCACAGGGACGGCGCGGCGGCCTGCTCCTCGAGCACGGCGATATCTGCCCTCAGCTTGTCGAGGTCCAGGACGGCCTCGATCGACCCCATGGTCGAGGAGAGGGACTTCAGCTCTTCGGAAACATCGACGACTGCCACGGGTCCAGCGTAGCCGGTCGCGGGACGGCACTCTCCGGCCAGGCCGGCCGGGCCCGTACGGACATGCGCTCGCACGGGCGTACGCTCAGCATATGACTGTCCTCCTCGTGAAGCGCCGCCATGTGGACCACATGCGTGTCACCACCACGAGCTGTCTGCCGCCGGACCTCGCACGAGCCTGATCCACCCCGATCCGACTTCGGTCCTGTACGCGGACACCCGGCCCCGGCGCCATCCCTGCCGACGGCCAGCCCCACCCGCTGCCCCGCCATCTCAGGGGAACAGGACCCCGTGACATCCGAAACGGAGCCGTCATGCCGTCCGCGCACCCTTCCTCCTCCTCCCGTGCCGACTCTGGCACCACCTCCCTCGCGACCTCCCTCGCCGTCATCGACCTGTCCCGGGCCGACGACCCCGCCGAGCGCGAGGACTTCCTGCGCCGGCTGCACGCGGCCGCCCGGGACACCGGTTTCCTCTACCTGACCGGGCACGGGATCAGCGCGTCGGAAACCGCCCGCATCCTCGACCTGACCAGAGCCTTCTTCGCGCTCCCGGAGGCCGATCGGCTGGCCGTGAGCAACCTCAACTCCCCGCACTTCCGCGGCTACACCCGGATCGGGCACGAGCTGACCGGCGGCGCCTCCGACTGGCGGGACCAGTTGGACGTGGGCGCCGAGCGGCCGGCGCCGGTGGTCGGCCCGGACGACCCGGCGTTCCTGTGGCTGGAGGGACCGAACCTGTGGCCGGCGACCCTGCCCGAGCTCCGCACGGTCGTCCT
This region of Streptomyces sp. NBC_00513 genomic DNA includes:
- the ftsE gene encoding cell division ATP-binding protein FtsE, with protein sequence MIRFDSVSKSYPKQSRPALRDVSLDIAKGEFVFLVGSSGSGKSTFLRLVLREERASHGQVHVLGKDLAKLSNWKVPHMRRQLGTVFQDFRLLPNKTVAENVAFAQEVIGKPRGEIRKAVPQVLELVGLGGKESRMPGELSGGEQQRVAIARAFVNRPALLIADEPTGNLDPQTSVGIMKLLDRINRTGTTVIMATHDQQIVDQMRKRVIELEQGRLVRDQSRGVYGYQH
- the prfB gene encoding peptide chain release factor 2, which produces MAVVDVSEELKSLSSTMGSIEAVLDLDKLRADIAVLEEQAAAPSLWDDPEAAQKITSKLSHLQAEVRKTETLRGRIDDLSVLFELAQEMDDADTLAEAETELVSVRKALDEMEVRTLLSGEYSEREALVNIRAEAGGVDASDFAERLQRMYLRWAERHGYPTEIYETSYAEEAGIKSTTFVVKAPYAYGTLSVEQGTHRLVRISPFDNQGRRQTSFAGVEVLPVVETSDHVEIDEAELRVDVYRASGPGGQGVNTTDSAVRITHLPTGIVVSCQNERSQIQNKASAMNVLQAKLLERRRQEEKDKMDALKDGGSSWGNQMRSYVLHPYQMVKDLRTEFEVGNPQAVLDGEIDGFLEAGIRWRKQQEQTA